CCATCATACACCTTGATAGATTGGGAAACTGAAATTGAGCCTTATACGCTCTTAGGGATCCATTCAACCATTGAGCCATACAGGCTGGCATATAAGATCAATAAACATCTTAAAACCCAATTTTCTCGTACAGAACGCGATCAAGATGTAACGATGCCTCGTTATGTATCACACTATCCGGTTTACAAACATGTAGACACTTATGAGAATACGACCCTGTATCTTATTCCCAATAAATTTACAGGGCGGTTGAAAGAAACATCGAGCTCCTTTGGGTTATTTGATGGAACGGAAGTTGATGAAGTTAAGACAGTTCTCTTGAAAGAGTTCCAAACGGTCGATTTTTTACTGAAAATAGAGAAAGAGGAAGAGTTTTTTCCAATCAAAAAGTGGGTCAACAGTCTAATAGAAATTCCCCATGTCATAAGCGCCTACAAACTGGATCGCTTCATGATCAAAAATCAAGATTATTTAATATTTGAATAATGCATCACATCAAAAAAACAAAAATAGTAGCCACATTAGGACCCGCAACTTCTACTAAGGAGGTTTTGGTCGGGATGATGGAAGCTGGAGTAAATGTCTTTAGAATCAATTTTTCCCACGCAGACCATGAGGCGGTGAAGGAGCGTGTGAAAATGATACGCGATATTAATGAAGAATATGGTTATTCTACAGGTATACTAGGTGACTTGCAAGGTCCCAAATTGCGTGTAGGGGTCATGAAAGAAGAAGTTGTCGTACAGCCTGGAGATAAAATTACTATTTCAACGGGAGAGCCATTCAAAGGAAATGCAGATCGTGTTTATATGAACTATAATCAGTTCCCTAGGGATGTAAAAGCTGGCGAGCGGATACTGCTCGATGATGGTAAACTTATTTTTGAAGTTGTCTCAACCGATGGTGAAAAAGATGTGGTAGCCAAAGTTATTCAAGGTGGTCCATTACGTTCTAAAAAAGGGGTGAACCTACCGCAGACTAACATTTCCCTCCCGGCTCTTACTGAGAAGGATGTAGTCGATGCAAAATTTGCCTGCGAACTTCAAGTAGACTGGATGGCCTTATCTTTTGTAAGACACAGCCGTGATTTGATGGAGTTGCAGGATTTGATTAAGGAACACTCTGAGAATAAAATACCTATTGTCGCTAAGATCGAGAAGCCTGAGGCCGTTAAGAACATTGACAAAATCGTTGCTTATTGTGACGGACTTATGGTGGCTCGTGGAGATCTAGGAGTAGAAATTCCTGCGCATGAGGTTCCTTTGATTCAAAAGCAGCTGGTTTTAAAAGCTAAAAAAGCGCGTATCCCTGTTATTATCGCTACGCAAATGATGGAAACCATGATCACCAGCCTTACACCTACCCGTGCAGAGGTAAATGACGTGGCCAACTCGGTAATGGACGGAGCAGACGCGGTTATGTTGAGTGGAGAAACTTCAGTAGGGCAGTATCCTATTCAAGTGATTGAAAAAATGGCAAGTATATGCCGTTCTGTTGAGGATAGTGAGCTCATTTCTGTACCTTATGAGGCACCTCACATTATAACCAAAAGATATATCACTAAATCTGTCTGTTATCACGCGGCAAAAATGGCTGACGAGATTAAGGCAAACGTAATCACAACGATGACATCTTCGGGCTATACGGCATTTCAGATCAGCGCTTGGAGACCGGATGCACATATTTTGACATTTACAAATAATAGAAGGATTCTTACCCAACTTAGTCTTTTGTGGGGTGTTAAAGCCTTTTATTATGACAAAAGTGAGAGTACTGATGAAACCATAGATGATGTAAACAAATTTGCTCAAGAAAAAGGTTTTGTTTCTAAAGGTGACTACCTGATCAACTTAGTTTCTATGCCAGTAATTGAAAAAGGTATGGTAAACACCTTGAGAGTTTCTGAAGTAGAATAAGATTTTCTAAAGGTAACTACTGAAAATCCCGAATTTTAAGTTCGGGATTTTTAGTTTCTATGAACATGAATTAATAATCAATAGTCTTGAAGGTTAAGCTTGCAAGCTCTATTTTTGCTATTCGTAATTATTCTAAATAGGTGTCAATTACTATTTCACAGCTCAAGCGAGGTCAGAGTGCTACTATCAAGGATTTTGATGTGGATAATGTGCCTTTAAAACTTCTAGAAATGGGTTGTTTACCGGGCAATACCGTGCGTATGATGCAGAGCGCTCCCTTCCAGGATCCTATATATCTCAACATTAACGATACCCACTTGGCCATACGTCGAGAGACTGCACAAAAAATCATCGTAGACCTACATGGTTGATTCTATAAATGTTGCGCTGATCGGTAATCCTAATACCGGTAAAACATCTCTATTCAATAGGTTAACCGGTCTGAATCAGAAAGTCGGGAACTATCCCGGTATTACAGTTGAGAAGAAGGAAGGTATCTGTAAGCTGGATCGTGGGCTCAAAGCTCATATCCTCGATTTACCGGGAACTTATAGTTTGAATTCGAGTTCGCTGGATGAAAGCATCGTCATTGAAACCTTACTCAATAAAAACGACAAGGATTATCCAGATGTGGCCGTCGTTGTTGCCGATGTCGAGAATCTTAAAAGAAACCTGTTACTTTTCACACAGATCAAGGATTTACAAATCCCTACCATACTAGCCGTGAACATGGCTGACCGTATGGATAGAAAAGCAATCTCTCTTGATATTGAACTTCTTGAAAAAGAACTGAAAACTAAGGTGGTACTCATCAGCTCGAGGAAGAATGAGGGAATTGATGACCTTAAAAAGGCTGTCATCAATTTTAAAAACTATTCGGCAGAAGCTTGTGTGGATGTAACCACCATCGATCAAACATACTTTGACCGACTCAAAAAGACCTTCCCTGATCAACTGGTTTATAAATTATGGTTGGTCATAACTCAAGATGTCAATTTCGGGAAAATTGATGATCAGCGGGATCTTGATAAGGTGAAGACCAAATCTTTCGAGATCAAAAGCAAAACGGAGCTCAAGAAGATGCAGCACAGGGAGACCGTACTCAGGTATCAGTTTATCAATAATACCTTGAATAAGGTGCTTAAGATTGATATTGCAAAGGCAAAAGACCTTCGTTCTCGCTTGGATAGAATACTCATTCATAAGGTCTGGGGTTATTTGATTTTCTTCAGTATACTTTTACTCATTTTTCAAGCGATTTATGACTGGAGCGGCGTTCCCATGGATTTCATTGATGAATCATTTGCTAGTTTGAGCGCTTGGGTAAACAGCATTCTTCCATCGGGACCCTTTACCAGTCTACTTGCTGAAGGTGTTATTCCCGGCCTGGGAGGAATTGTGATTTTTATTCCTCAAATCGCTTTTCTGTTCTTGTTCATTGCCATTCTTGAAGAGAGTGGTTATATGAGTCGCGTGGTATTTCTCATGGATCACATCATGAAAAAATTTGGTCTGAGCGGTAAGAGTGTAGTACCTCTGGTTTCTGGAACGGCTTGTGCTATTCCGGCTGTGATGGCAACCAGAAATATTGAAGACTGGAAAGAACGACTGATCACGATTCTTGTGGTTCCTTTTACGACTTGTTCCGCGAGATTACCCGTTTACTTGATTATCGTTGCACTTGTCATTCCAGAAGGAACTATTGCGGGCGGTTTTCTAAGTTATCAAGCGCTTACACTTATGGGACTCTACTTGCTAGGGTTTGGTACCGCGATCTTTTCTGCTTGGGTGTTGAACAAAGTGTTGCCTATCAGGCGCAAAGCGTTCTTCGTAATGGAGATGCCAGCCTATAAGATTCCGCTGTTCAAGAATGTGGTCATTACCGTGGTGGAAAAGACCAAGAGTTTTGTTTTCGGAGCGGGTAAGATCATTCTCGCGATATCTATCATACTTTGGGCACTCGCCAGTTATGGACCGGGTGATCAGTTTTCAAACGCAGAGCAAATTGTCACTGAGCAATATGCAGATCAGGCATTGTCTGACGAAGAACTGGATCAGAGGATTAATTCGCACAAGCTGGAGTACAGCTTTATAGGTTATATAGGAAAAGCTATTGAACCTGCCGTGCGTCCTTTGGGTTATGACTGGAAAATAGGAATAGCCATTGTCAGCAGTTTTGCGGCAAGAGAGGTTTTTGTGGGAACTCTCGCGACGATTTACAGCGTTCAGGGCGGTGAGGAAGATGAAGCCACGATCAAAGAACGCATGGCGGCAGAGCAAAACCCTATTTTGGGCGGTCCCGTATTCAATTTTGCCAGCGGTATTTCCCTGTTGCTTTTTTATGCTTTTGCCATGCAATGTATGAGCACGCTAGCTATCGTTAAACGAGAAACTAACGGCTGGAAATGGCCCGCGGTGCAGTTCGTCGGTATGACAATTATTGCCTACGTTGCGGCCCTGGGAGCTTATCAAATACTCGATTGATGGAGTGGTTGCAGTACATACTGGTTGCGATTTGTATTCTGGCAGCAGCTTTTTTTCTACTGCGCAAATACGTCTTCAAATCTTCCAAAAGCGAAAAAGCTTGCGGCAGTGATGATTGCGGCTGTCACTGAGTTTATAGTGACGAGAGGGAGTTTGCTTGTTACGCTTTCGCGAAAGCGTAAAATCCACCCACATTCTACAAATCAAAACCTTATTTTTACGTCAAAATGAATTTAGTAAAGGTATTTTGTGGATAAGCGACCTATAGGATTTTTTGATTCAGGAGTAGGAGGAACGAGCGTGTGGCAGGAAGTTGTGCAGCTGCTCCCGCATGAAGATACCATTTATCTTGCTGACAGTAAGCATGCTCCCTATGGACGCAAATCCAAAGAACGCATCATCGAGCTTTCTGTCAAAAACACCGAGTTTTTACTGGAACGGAATTGCAAGCTTATCGTGGTGCCTTGCAATACGGCAACGACTAATGCCATCAAATATCTGCGCGAGAATTATGATGTTCCATTCATAGGAATTGAACCGGCCATCAAGCCCGCTGCGCTAAATAGTGATACTAAAAAAGTGGGGATTCTCGCTACAAAAGGTACGCTGAGCAGCGAACTTTTCAACAAAACCCAACGCGAGTTTGCGATGGATGTGAATACCATCGAGATCGTGGGAACCGGGATCGTAGAGTTGATCGAGGCTGGTAGAAAGGACAGTCCAGAGATGCGCGATTTACTGATTGGAATTACAGAACCCTTTATGATTTCTGGAATAGATTATTTGGTCTTGGGCTGTAGTCACTATCCCTACATCAAACATATTCTCGCTGAACTGCTCCCAGCGCGAGTGCGCATCATCGATTCTGGTGTTGCCGTAGCTCGTCAAACGATGAACGTGCTTAAGAAACATCATCTTTTAAACCTGTCTGATGAGAAAGGCAGCCATTTGCTATATTCAAATTTAGACACTCAGACGCTTGAATCTTTGACAAGTGCGATTGAGAATAAAACGGTGTCCTATCTCAATTTTTGAGAGGTCGACCGTAGGCATAAAACACCAGTTTATACTTTGCATTGTTGCTAAGATCCCAGGATAGATTGAACCATCGCGAACTCAAGATATGACGGTACATGATATCATCTGATTCAGAACTTCTGCCAAATTGTAAAAACGGATTGAAAGCACCCATGGAAACGCGACGGGTATTGTTAAAGTCCCGCGTGGCAGAAAGATAGAATTCTGTTCCCACTTCGACTTCTGGAAACTCCATTACGATTTCCTCTTCAATTTCTTCAAGATCGTCAAATACAAAAACCGGAGTCAACGGATCTTGCAACCTGCCGTTCTCAAATTTTCTGTAGAGCTGGAAACGCAAGATGCCCTTTGGATCATATTTTCGCTTCATTGCTACTGGCAGAACGATTTTGTTAATGGATGATTTTTGTGGTACTCGTAGTTTGAAAGCACAGATTTGAGCGGTGTTCAGACTATAATTATGCCTGGATCTAGCTTCCTCATTGAGTTGAAAGTTTTTGCTGCGGTCAACTAAGATGACTTCATCTAGGACCTTGATATTGGGTTCAAGAAATA
This genomic interval from Nonlabens spongiae contains the following:
- the pyk gene encoding pyruvate kinase is translated as MHHIKKTKIVATLGPATSTKEVLVGMMEAGVNVFRINFSHADHEAVKERVKMIRDINEEYGYSTGILGDLQGPKLRVGVMKEEVVVQPGDKITISTGEPFKGNADRVYMNYNQFPRDVKAGERILLDDGKLIFEVVSTDGEKDVVAKVIQGGPLRSKKGVNLPQTNISLPALTEKDVVDAKFACELQVDWMALSFVRHSRDLMELQDLIKEHSENKIPIVAKIEKPEAVKNIDKIVAYCDGLMVARGDLGVEIPAHEVPLIQKQLVLKAKKARIPVIIATQMMETMITSLTPTRAEVNDVANSVMDGADAVMLSGETSVGQYPIQVIEKMASICRSVEDSELISVPYEAPHIITKRYITKSVCYHAAKMADEIKANVITTMTSSGYTAFQISAWRPDAHILTFTNNRRILTQLSLLWGVKAFYYDKSESTDETIDDVNKFAQEKGFVSKGDYLINLVSMPVIEKGMVNTLRVSEVE
- the feoB gene encoding ferrous iron transport protein B, whose translation is MVDSINVALIGNPNTGKTSLFNRLTGLNQKVGNYPGITVEKKEGICKLDRGLKAHILDLPGTYSLNSSSLDESIVIETLLNKNDKDYPDVAVVVADVENLKRNLLLFTQIKDLQIPTILAVNMADRMDRKAISLDIELLEKELKTKVVLISSRKNEGIDDLKKAVINFKNYSAEACVDVTTIDQTYFDRLKKTFPDQLVYKLWLVITQDVNFGKIDDQRDLDKVKTKSFEIKSKTELKKMQHRETVLRYQFINNTLNKVLKIDIAKAKDLRSRLDRILIHKVWGYLIFFSILLLIFQAIYDWSGVPMDFIDESFASLSAWVNSILPSGPFTSLLAEGVIPGLGGIVIFIPQIAFLFLFIAILEESGYMSRVVFLMDHIMKKFGLSGKSVVPLVSGTACAIPAVMATRNIEDWKERLITILVVPFTTCSARLPVYLIIVALVIPEGTIAGGFLSYQALTLMGLYLLGFGTAIFSAWVLNKVLPIRRKAFFVMEMPAYKIPLFKNVVITVVEKTKSFVFGAGKIILAISIILWALASYGPGDQFSNAEQIVTEQYADQALSDEELDQRINSHKLEYSFIGYIGKAIEPAVRPLGYDWKIGIAIVSSFAAREVFVGTLATIYSVQGGEEDEATIKERMAAEQNPILGGPVFNFASGISLLLFYAFAMQCMSTLAIVKRETNGWKWPAVQFVGMTIIAYVAALGAYQILD
- a CDS encoding FeoA family protein — its product is MSITISQLKRGQSATIKDFDVDNVPLKLLEMGCLPGNTVRMMQSAPFQDPIYLNINDTHLAIRRETAQKIIVDLHG
- a CDS encoding peptidase associated/transthyretin-like domain-containing protein is translated as MNKPLSVFLFQSFLLLAGSYAFCQEKITLTLLDKSDKAPLEFVNVINLTSRQFYYSDANGKAEFVAKPTDSLLISQMGYLEIREQIKNLDRTIFLEPNIKVLDEVILVDRSKNFQLNEEARSRHNYSLNTAQICAFKLRVPQKSSINKIVLPVAMKRKYDPKGILRFQLYRKFENGRLQDPLTPVFVFDDLEEIEEEIVMEFPEVEVGTEFYLSATRDFNNTRRVSMGAFNPFLQFGRSSESDDIMYRHILSSRWFNLSWDLSNNAKYKLVFYAYGRPLKN
- the murI gene encoding glutamate racemase; the protein is MDKRPIGFFDSGVGGTSVWQEVVQLLPHEDTIYLADSKHAPYGRKSKERIIELSVKNTEFLLERNCKLIVVPCNTATTNAIKYLRENYDVPFIGIEPAIKPAALNSDTKKVGILATKGTLSSELFNKTQREFAMDVNTIEIVGTGIVELIEAGRKDSPEMRDLLIGITEPFMISGIDYLVLGCSHYPYIKHILAELLPARVRIIDSGVAVARQTMNVLKKHHLLNLSDEKGSHLLYSNLDTQTLESLTSAIENKTVSYLNF
- a CDS encoding IPExxxVDY family protein, translated to MPSYTLIDWETEIEPYTLLGIHSTIEPYRLAYKINKHLKTQFSRTERDQDVTMPRYVSHYPVYKHVDTYENTTLYLIPNKFTGRLKETSSSFGLFDGTEVDEVKTVLLKEFQTVDFLLKIEKEEEFFPIKKWVNSLIEIPHVISAYKLDRFMIKNQDYLIFE